From the genome of Hymenobacter sp. PAMC 26628, one region includes:
- a CDS encoding T9SS type A sorting domain-containing protein, translating to MLFNLHGYASNGPFQEYYGDFRPIADTANFIIVHPNGTRDTGGERFWNTWVPPGNGINDVQFITDLLVSLQSQFAIDPDRIYSTGLSNGGFMSYELACQLSDRIAAIASVAGSVLPSRLNACTPLHPVPILEIHGTEDYIVPYYSTWYASIPSLLDYWVRFNGCSSTSTITEVPNINTTDGCTAIHYVYSGGRASSVVEHYKIVGGGHSWPGAPIDNNAVTNRDFNASQAIWRFLRRYRLNQLKTALSTTTNAVLTLDFSASPNPVKDVLTIRSSKTFRTTQLSVTDILGRIIAVQTIPMPDGSLQLLTSNWCSGTYTLRINDNGTASYRRVVKL from the coding sequence TTGTTATTTAATTTGCATGGTTATGCATCTAATGGACCATTTCAGGAGTATTACGGTGATTTTCGACCAATTGCTGATACCGCCAACTTTATTATCGTGCATCCAAATGGCACCCGAGATACTGGAGGAGAGCGATTCTGGAATACTTGGGTTCCCCCAGGAAATGGAATTAATGACGTACAGTTCATAACAGATTTATTGGTATCGCTACAATCACAATTTGCCATTGATCCGGATCGAATTTATAGTACAGGCCTGAGCAATGGGGGGTTTATGAGTTATGAATTAGCTTGCCAGCTTAGCGACAGAATAGCGGCTATTGCTTCTGTCGCTGGCAGTGTATTGCCAAGCCGCCTGAATGCATGTACTCCATTACACCCCGTACCCATTTTAGAAATTCACGGCACTGAGGATTACATAGTGCCTTACTATAGCACTTGGTACGCTTCTATTCCCTCCCTGCTTGATTACTGGGTACGTTTTAATGGATGCTCGTCAACTTCTACCATCACGGAAGTACCGAACATTAATACCACCGATGGCTGCACAGCAATACATTATGTGTACAGTGGAGGCAGGGCGAGCAGCGTGGTCGAGCACTACAAAATAGTAGGAGGCGGCCATAGTTGGCCCGGGGCACCAATAGATAATAATGCCGTCACCAACCGTGACTTTAACGCTAGCCAAGCGATATGGCGCTTTTTGAGGCGTTATAGACTTAACCAACTAAAAACGGCGTTGTCAACGACTACGAATGCAGTTCTCACGTTAGATTTCTCCGCTTCTCCTAACCCGGTGAAGGACGTACTTACTATTCGGTCTAGCAAAACTTTTCGGACAACACAGCTCTCCGTCACGGACATTCTTGGAAGGATTATAGCGGTGCAAACTATACCAATGCCAGACGGTAGCTTGCAACTACTCACAAGTAATTGGTGCAGTGGCACGTATACGTTAAGAATAAATGATAACGGCACTGCTTCGTACCGAAGGGTAGTGAAGTTATGA
- a CDS encoding acyltransferase family protein, translated as MITLHTLPSTIIQIQSTRQHLGILDLLRGFAAISVCLFHFTSGTNLVKLYSPMLKHSFAWGYLGVEIFFVISGFVIPYSLWGKDYRISGFNAFMRKRVVRICPPAYASILLVMLEWYLISYFLHHPSNRLLSITPTQFLENIFFIIPFTHNSWINGVFWTLSLEFQFYLVVGLFYRQIFAANSVWHFLSWSIALSLLQYLPFLPKETFFHFSSIFSLGAATLLYKQRTITGRQYVLALVVFTGLCGFQMGIWPALTGLITALTIAFVKINHPILSWLGKISYSLYLTHFLVGAAAEYLLTHIWPPTTPLQVGGEIGLCVLLALFSAYIYFLCVEKPFLRLSHLLKL; from the coding sequence ATGATTACTTTGCATACATTACCTAGCACCATCATTCAAATTCAGAGCACACGACAACACCTTGGCATTCTTGATTTGCTTAGAGGATTCGCGGCCATAAGTGTTTGTTTATTTCATTTTACTAGTGGCACAAACTTAGTCAAGCTTTATTCGCCTATGCTGAAACATAGCTTCGCTTGGGGTTACTTAGGTGTAGAGATATTTTTTGTAATATCTGGCTTCGTAATTCCTTATAGTCTATGGGGAAAGGATTATCGTATTAGTGGGTTTAACGCTTTCATGCGCAAGCGCGTTGTACGCATTTGCCCGCCTGCTTACGCGAGCATACTATTAGTTATGCTAGAATGGTACTTGATTAGTTATTTCCTGCATCACCCCTCTAATCGCCTTCTTTCCATAACTCCTACACAATTCCTAGAGAACATATTTTTTATTATTCCATTCACGCATAATAGCTGGATAAATGGTGTATTTTGGACTCTTTCTTTAGAATTTCAGTTTTACTTAGTGGTCGGATTATTCTATCGACAGATATTCGCAGCTAACTCGGTATGGCACTTTCTGTCTTGGTCAATTGCATTAAGCCTACTACAATATTTACCCTTTTTACCAAAAGAAACTTTTTTTCATTTCAGTTCAATATTCTCGCTCGGGGCGGCCACACTACTTTACAAACAGCGCACAATAACCGGGCGACAATACGTATTGGCTCTGGTGGTATTCACAGGGCTTTGTGGCTTTCAAATGGGCATCTGGCCAGCATTAACTGGATTAATAACAGCATTAACTATCGCGTTTGTTAAAATTAACCATCCCATATTATCTTGGCTAGGGAAAATTTCATACTCGCTATATTTGACGCATTTTTTGGTTGGCGCAGCGGCAGAATATTTACTGACTCATATCTGGCCGCCCACTACGCCTTTGCAAGTAGGTGGAGAAATCGGGCTGTGTGTCTTGCTAGCCTTATTCAGCGCTTATATCTATTTCTTATGCGTAGAAAAGCCATTTCTTCGATTATCCCATCTCTTAAAATTATAA
- a CDS encoding reprolysin-like metallopeptidase has translation MALFFTTAGRCGGGRGLGALAVLFLLISLPARAQQAWFADQPLARTAAARLSGALRQGRALRIDVPAVRAALQPAGAVLNLPLPGGGTQRYRVRPVPVLAPALAARFPQIQTYAAQGLDDPTASARLDVGPGGFHAQVLSAGRAYYIDPAGDSAHAVAFSKGAGAPADGWVCLTGGPGPGAGLAALAGQPNGAQLRTFRLAVACTPEYSLTQGNTVARVLAAVATTVNRVSGVYERELAVRLVLVANEDQAIFLSGAGTPVANPVYSNNNGTAMLGQNQTNLDRIIGTNNYDIGHVFSTGGSGIAYVASACDPTEKAGGVSGQANPTGDGFDIDYVAHEIGHQIGATHTFNGTGGDCGGANRSPRSAYEPGSGATIMAYAGICAPENVVASSLPFFHSRSYDEILAFLSTKGTCAVVTGTGNRPPVPVAGPGYRIPLGTPFALTGRATDPDGDALTYAWEEFDRDSVTSPIASPTGNAPLFRPFAPSASPTRTFPQISDVVNNVQTIGELLPTYARRLRFRLVARDNRGGVDYDSTSVAVVGTAGPFRVQQPNAAGAQWQPGTNAAVAWDVAGTAGAPIGAAQVDILLSTDGGFTYPTVLLAGAPNTGAATVAVPAGTPLTATARVMVRAVGNVFFDISDQNFSIVNVLATQLGAAAASASVFPNPSTGAATLALANAQRGPVTLQILDAVGRTVWAAQTTKTADAWQYPLDLGPLAAGVYYLRVDLLASTVVLKVMRQ, from the coding sequence ATGGCGTTATTTTTTACCACGGCGGGCCGGTGCGGCGGCGGGCGCGGGCTGGGGGCCCTGGCCGTTTTATTCCTCCTGATTTCGCTGCCTGCCCGCGCCCAACAAGCGTGGTTTGCCGACCAGCCGCTGGCGCGCACGGCCGCCGCCCGGCTGTCCGGGGCCCTGCGCCAGGGCCGCGCCTTGCGCATCGACGTGCCCGCCGTGCGGGCGGCCCTGCAGCCGGCCGGCGCGGTGCTGAACTTGCCGCTGCCCGGGGGCGGCACCCAGCGCTACCGGGTGCGGCCGGTGCCGGTGCTGGCCCCGGCGCTGGCCGCGCGCTTCCCCCAAATCCAGACCTACGCGGCCCAGGGCCTCGACGACCCCACCGCCTCCGCCCGCCTCGATGTGGGCCCCGGCGGCTTCCACGCCCAAGTGCTCAGCGCCGGCCGGGCCTACTACATCGACCCGGCCGGCGACAGCGCCCACGCCGTGGCGTTCAGCAAGGGCGCTGGGGCCCCGGCCGACGGCTGGGTGTGCCTGACAGGCGGCCCGGGCCCCGGCGCGGGGCTGGCCGCCCTGGCCGGGCAGCCCAACGGCGCGCAGCTGCGCACGTTTCGGCTGGCGGTGGCATGCACGCCAGAATACTCGCTCACCCAGGGCAATACCGTGGCGCGCGTGCTGGCCGCCGTGGCCACCACCGTCAACCGCGTAAGCGGCGTGTACGAGCGCGAGCTGGCCGTGCGCCTGGTGTTGGTGGCCAACGAGGACCAGGCCATTTTCCTCAGCGGCGCGGGGACCCCAGTGGCCAACCCCGTGTACTCTAACAACAACGGCACGGCCATGCTGGGGCAAAACCAGACGAACCTCGACCGCATCATCGGCACCAATAATTACGACATCGGGCACGTGTTCAGCACCGGCGGCAGCGGCATTGCCTACGTGGCCTCGGCCTGCGACCCCACCGAGAAGGCCGGCGGTGTGAGCGGCCAGGCCAATCCCACCGGCGACGGCTTCGACATCGACTACGTGGCCCACGAAATCGGGCACCAGATTGGGGCTACCCACACCTTCAACGGCACGGGCGGCGACTGCGGCGGCGCCAACCGCTCGCCCCGCTCGGCCTACGAGCCGGGCAGCGGCGCCACCATCATGGCCTACGCCGGCATCTGCGCCCCTGAGAACGTCGTGGCCAGCAGTCTGCCCTTTTTCCATTCGCGCAGCTACGACGAAATCCTGGCGTTTTTGAGCACCAAGGGTACTTGCGCCGTCGTTACGGGCACCGGCAACCGCCCGCCCGTGCCCGTGGCGGGCCCCGGCTACCGCATCCCGCTGGGCACGCCCTTCGCCCTCACCGGCCGGGCCACCGACCCCGACGGCGATGCCCTCACCTACGCTTGGGAGGAGTTTGACCGGGATTCGGTTACCTCCCCCATCGCCAGCCCCACCGGCAATGCGCCCCTGTTCCGGCCCTTCGCGCCCAGCGCCTCGCCCACCCGCACGTTCCCGCAAATCAGCGACGTGGTGAACAACGTGCAAACCATTGGCGAGCTGCTACCGACCTACGCCCGGCGGCTGCGCTTCCGCCTGGTGGCCCGCGACAACCGCGGGGGCGTCGATTACGACTCGACGAGCGTGGCCGTCGTCGGCACCGCGGGGCCCTTCCGGGTGCAGCAGCCCAACGCCGCCGGCGCGCAGTGGCAGCCCGGCACCAACGCCGCCGTGGCCTGGGACGTGGCCGGCACCGCCGGGGCCCCCATCGGCGCCGCGCAGGTCGATATTTTGCTGAGCACCGACGGCGGCTTTACCTACCCCACCGTGCTGCTGGCCGGGGCCCCCAACACCGGCGCGGCCACCGTGGCCGTGCCCGCCGGCACGCCCCTCACCGCCACGGCCCGGGTGATGGTGCGGGCCGTGGGCAACGTCTTCTTCGACATTTCCGACCAGAACTTCAGCATCGTGAACGTGCTGGCCACCCAGCTCGGCGCCGCCGCGGCCAGCGCGTCGGTGTTCCCCAACCCTAGCACCGGCGCGGCCACCCTGGCCCTGGCCAACGCCCAGCGGGGCCCCGTGACCTTGCAAATATTGGATGCAGTGGGGCGTACCGTGTGGGCCGCCCAAACCACCAAAACCGCCGACGCCTGGCAGTACCCGCTGGACCTGGGGCCCTTGGCGGCGGGCGTGTACTACCTGCGCGTAGATTTGCTGGCGAGTACGGTGGTGCTGAAAGTGATGCGGCAGTAA
- a CDS encoding DUF3857 domain-containing transglutaminase family protein — translation MKAKNLLALLLAVPLGGARPPLPMRWGPAPKYSVADIPAALREGAHAVLRADDEVVTVKSASRLVHTVHKVITVLDAGGDAFGRTTVGYDALNAIGYLRGAVYDADGRLLHQLRASEIRDQGVGDAGGSLMTDVRVRYADLRQPQVPYTVEFDYEVVSDNTLFYPTWQPQDEEGLAVQSATLRVSTPSALPLRYQERQWPAGAPAQHTSAGSQEQYAWALAGRPALDEEDNAPPLADTTPGVALAPGAFEVQGHAGSATTWQSFGQWNYELNTGRAVLPPATIAKVAELIKDAPDPHTRVARLYNLLQGSTRYISVQLGLGGWQTFPASAVATSGYGDCKALSNYTMALLATAGVPAYVALIGAGADHADLRPDFPSNQFNHAVVCVPLATAGRPDTLWLECTSQTTALGYMGSFTGNRHALLLTPKGGQVVATPRYRCADNRRERRIDLYLDAAGAATATARTLRTGQEQDTYAQVLHELGPTEQKQYVAERLRLSTFTISKFGLAVAPGAGTPGVVETLGLALPGYAPPSGKRVFVSPNLLSRLPALPAQVGTRQTALWVPRASLQADTVRLHFPAGFQPETLPAPVQLATAYGTYSAQYLALPDGTVRYVRRLELPRLHLPAASYAGYVDFRRKISAADRAQVVLLKTDA, via the coding sequence ATGAAAGCCAAAAATTTACTCGCGCTGCTGCTTGCCGTGCCCTTGGGTGGTGCCCGGCCCCCGCTGCCCATGCGGTGGGGCCCCGCGCCGAAGTATTCCGTGGCGGACATTCCGGCGGCCCTGCGCGAGGGGGCCCACGCCGTGCTGCGCGCCGACGACGAGGTGGTGACCGTGAAATCGGCCAGCCGCCTGGTGCACACCGTGCACAAAGTCATCACGGTGCTCGACGCGGGCGGCGACGCCTTCGGGCGCACCACCGTGGGCTACGACGCCCTGAACGCCATCGGCTACCTGCGCGGGGCCGTGTACGACGCCGACGGCCGCCTGCTGCACCAGCTGCGGGCCAGCGAAATCCGCGACCAGGGCGTGGGCGACGCCGGCGGCAGCCTGATGACCGACGTGCGGGTGCGCTACGCCGACTTGCGCCAGCCCCAGGTGCCCTACACTGTAGAGTTTGACTACGAAGTGGTGTCGGACAATACGCTGTTTTATCCCACCTGGCAGCCTCAGGACGAGGAAGGCCTGGCCGTGCAAAGCGCCACCCTGCGCGTGAGCACGCCCTCCGCCCTGCCCCTGCGCTACCAGGAGCGGCAGTGGCCCGCCGGGGCCCCCGCCCAGCACACCAGCGCCGGCAGCCAGGAGCAGTACGCCTGGGCCCTGGCCGGCCGCCCCGCCCTCGACGAAGAAGACAACGCCCCGCCCCTGGCCGATACCACGCCCGGCGTGGCCCTGGCCCCCGGGGCCTTCGAGGTGCAGGGCCACGCCGGCTCGGCCACGACTTGGCAGTCGTTTGGCCAGTGGAACTACGAGCTGAACACCGGCCGCGCCGTGCTGCCGCCCGCCACCATTGCCAAGGTAGCCGAGCTGATTAAGGACGCGCCCGACCCGCACACCCGGGTGGCCCGGCTGTATAACCTGCTGCAAGGCAGCACCCGCTACATTTCGGTGCAGCTGGGCCTGGGCGGCTGGCAAACCTTTCCGGCCAGCGCGGTGGCCACCAGCGGCTACGGCGACTGCAAGGCCCTGAGCAACTACACCATGGCCCTGCTGGCCACCGCCGGCGTGCCCGCCTACGTGGCCCTCATCGGGGCCGGCGCCGACCACGCCGACCTGCGCCCCGACTTCCCCAGCAACCAGTTCAACCATGCCGTGGTGTGCGTGCCGCTGGCCACCGCCGGCCGCCCCGACACGCTGTGGCTGGAGTGCACCAGCCAGACCACCGCGCTGGGCTACATGGGCAGCTTCACCGGCAACCGCCACGCGCTGCTGCTCACGCCCAAGGGCGGCCAGGTGGTGGCCACGCCCCGCTACCGCTGCGCCGACAACCGCCGCGAGCGCCGCATCGACCTGTACCTCGACGCCGCCGGGGCCGCCACGGCCACCGCCCGCACCCTGCGCACCGGCCAGGAGCAGGACACCTACGCCCAGGTGCTGCACGAGCTGGGCCCCACCGAGCAGAAGCAGTACGTGGCCGAACGGCTGCGCCTGTCCACGTTCACCATCAGCAAGTTTGGGCTGGCGGTGGCCCCCGGTGCGGGCACGCCCGGGGTGGTCGAAACCCTCGGGCTGGCCCTGCCGGGCTACGCCCCGCCCAGCGGCAAGCGCGTGTTCGTGAGCCCCAACCTGCTGAGCCGCCTGCCCGCTTTGCCAGCGCAGGTAGGCACGCGCCAAACCGCGCTGTGGGTGCCCCGCGCCAGCCTCCAGGCCGACACCGTGCGGCTGCACTTCCCGGCCGGCTTCCAGCCCGAAACCTTGCCCGCCCCCGTGCAGCTGGCTACGGCCTACGGCACCTACTCGGCCCAGTACCTGGCCCTGCCCGACGGCACCGTGCGCTACGTGCGCCGCCTCGAGCTACCCCGCCTGCACCTGCCCGCCGCGTCCTACGCCGGCTACGTCGACTTCCGCCGCAAAATCAGCGCCGCCGACCGCGCCCAGGTGGTGCTGCTGAAAACGGATGCCTAG
- a CDS encoding transglutaminase domain-containing protein, which translates to MAAHAQTEPVKFGQIDAKDLTAAPFVADSAAGAVVLCDYGRSRLVGYRDGFRVVFERVTRVKILKKSGYDAATVEIPLYHRDGDQEEITNLRGFTYNLVGGQVQKTKLDATGVFLEKRSPRINVRRFTLPSVREGAVVEYAYTLSSDFLFNFQNWVFQGPYPVRWSEYRTSIPVFYKYKIIRQGGQPLAVDRSTVGKTTLLVDNKLASSSLSVGQTNGSLTVSAPTEEYQWAMQNVPPLREEAYTTTAADYEARIDFQLVGEQWPEQPYRDLTDSWAKINARLLADDNFGQQLERGGFLKDQMGALAAQYPDPAARAAAVRQTIMAAVRYNGTNRYATEASLRKAYDAHSGTAADVNLLLIAALRQAGLPAQPVLLSTRGHGRVSQTYPLLDKFNYVVALVTDADGHDLLVDATDPALPCGTLPERCLNQTGRLIAPGPGAADGRWVDLRPSQRHAHFRQARLTLDAQGGLAGQVHEEYAGYAGADAREELARLGEKKYAAQLAHQHAAWALAPLAVGARDDVQKPLALDYAFTRAADDGAPAGTLYLSPLREFLDGQNPFTQEDRSFPVDFGAPQEETLLVALTLPAGYELAETPKNAIIDLPDSGGRYLFNVATIGSTVNFTSRLALRKPVYSAAEYTHLREFYRLMLEKQAEKLVIKKKA; encoded by the coding sequence GTGGCCGCCCACGCCCAAACGGAGCCTGTTAAGTTTGGGCAAATCGACGCCAAGGATTTGACCGCGGCCCCATTTGTGGCCGACAGCGCCGCCGGGGCCGTGGTGCTGTGCGACTACGGCCGCTCGCGCCTGGTGGGCTACCGCGACGGCTTCCGGGTGGTGTTCGAGCGGGTGACGCGGGTGAAGATTCTCAAGAAATCAGGCTACGACGCGGCCACCGTCGAAATCCCGCTTTACCACCGCGACGGCGACCAGGAGGAAATCACCAACCTGCGCGGCTTCACCTACAACCTGGTGGGAGGGCAGGTGCAAAAAACCAAGCTCGACGCCACTGGCGTGTTCCTCGAAAAGCGCAGCCCCCGCATCAACGTGCGCCGCTTCACGCTGCCCAGCGTGCGCGAGGGCGCCGTGGTGGAGTACGCTTATACGCTCTCGTCGGACTTCCTGTTCAACTTCCAGAACTGGGTGTTTCAGGGGCCCTACCCGGTGCGTTGGAGCGAGTACCGTACCAGCATTCCGGTGTTTTACAAGTACAAAATTATCAGGCAGGGCGGCCAGCCACTGGCCGTGGACCGGTCCACCGTGGGCAAGACCACGCTGCTGGTGGACAATAAGTTGGCGTCTAGCAGCCTCTCGGTAGGCCAGACTAACGGCTCGCTCACGGTGTCGGCCCCCACCGAAGAGTACCAGTGGGCGATGCAAAACGTGCCGCCCCTGCGCGAGGAAGCCTACACCACCACGGCGGCCGATTACGAGGCGCGCATCGACTTCCAGCTGGTGGGCGAGCAGTGGCCTGAGCAGCCATACCGCGACCTGACCGACAGCTGGGCCAAAATCAACGCCCGCCTGCTGGCCGACGACAACTTCGGCCAGCAGCTGGAGCGCGGCGGCTTTCTGAAGGATCAAATGGGGGCCCTGGCCGCCCAGTACCCCGACCCCGCTGCCCGCGCCGCTGCCGTGCGCCAGACCATCATGGCCGCCGTGCGCTACAACGGCACCAACCGCTACGCCACCGAGGCCAGCCTGCGCAAGGCCTACGACGCCCACAGCGGCACCGCGGCCGACGTGAACCTATTGCTCATTGCCGCCTTGCGCCAGGCCGGCCTGCCCGCCCAGCCCGTGCTGCTGAGCACCCGGGGCCACGGCCGCGTGAGCCAGACGTACCCGCTGCTCGACAAGTTTAACTACGTGGTGGCCCTGGTGACCGACGCCGACGGCCACGACCTGCTGGTGGACGCCACCGACCCCGCCCTGCCCTGCGGTACGCTGCCCGAGCGCTGCCTCAACCAAACCGGCCGCCTCATTGCGCCGGGGCCCGGCGCGGCCGACGGCCGCTGGGTGGACCTGCGCCCCAGCCAGCGCCACGCGCACTTCCGCCAGGCGCGCCTGACGCTGGACGCCCAGGGCGGCCTCGCCGGCCAGGTGCACGAGGAGTACGCGGGCTACGCCGGGGCCGACGCCCGCGAGGAGCTGGCCCGGCTCGGCGAGAAGAAGTACGCCGCCCAGCTGGCCCACCAGCACGCGGCCTGGGCCCTGGCCCCGCTGGCCGTGGGCGCGCGCGACGACGTGCAGAAACCCCTGGCCTTGGACTACGCCTTCACCCGCGCGGCCGACGACGGGGCCCCGGCCGGCACCTTGTACCTGAGCCCGCTGCGCGAATTCCTGGACGGCCAGAACCCCTTCACCCAGGAAGACCGGAGCTTCCCCGTCGACTTTGGGGCCCCGCAGGAGGAAACGCTGCTCGTGGCCCTCACCCTGCCCGCCGGCTACGAGCTGGCCGAAACCCCCAAAAACGCCATCATCGACCTGCCCGACAGCGGCGGCCGCTACCTCTTCAACGTGGCCACCATCGGCAGCACCGTCAACTTCACCAGCCGCCTGGCCTTGCGCAAGCCCGTGTACTCGGCCGCCGAATACACGCACCTGCGCGAGTTCTACCGCCTCATGCTGGAGAAACAGGCCGAGAAGCTCGTCATCAAGAAGAAGGCCTAG
- a CDS encoding MFS transporter: MAPITAAAAPATRPYTAGFWLMCLSSFLFFASFNLLLPELPDHLTRLGGGEYKGFIIALFTVTAGLSRPFSGKLADTVGRIPVMVFGSLVCFICGFFYPFALTVTGFLGLRLLHGFSTGFKPTGTAAFIADMVPVARRGEAMGLLGVTGSLGMAAGPAFGSWVAQHYSLNVMFYCSSGLALLSLLVQGTLTETLPQAQRQRFSFSLLRLNWSEVLEPQVFAPALVTLLCMFPYGAVLTVIPDQSRLLGLAGPTKGLFYICFTVASLAVRLVAGKSSDTYGRVAVLRWSAGVLAAGLALLVWAPSVPVFLAGAVVFGLGTGLNSPTLYAWTIDLSHPERRGRGVATMYIALETGIGVGALLAGWVFDNQPGRLPWVHAASLASVLGALAFLLLRRPAPVPARAA; this comes from the coding sequence ATGGCCCCCATTACTGCTGCCGCTGCCCCCGCCACCCGGCCGTACACCGCTGGCTTCTGGCTGATGTGCCTGTCTTCGTTCCTATTTTTTGCCAGCTTCAACTTGCTGCTGCCCGAGCTGCCCGACCACCTGACGCGGCTGGGCGGGGGCGAGTACAAAGGCTTCATCATCGCGCTGTTCACCGTCACGGCGGGGCTGAGCCGGCCGTTTAGCGGCAAGCTAGCCGACACGGTGGGGCGCATTCCGGTGATGGTGTTCGGGTCGCTGGTTTGCTTCATCTGCGGGTTTTTCTACCCGTTTGCGCTCACGGTCACGGGCTTTTTGGGGCTGCGGCTGCTGCATGGGTTCAGCACGGGCTTCAAGCCCACGGGCACGGCAGCCTTCATCGCCGACATGGTGCCCGTGGCGCGGCGGGGCGAGGCCATGGGCCTGCTCGGCGTGACGGGCAGCCTGGGCATGGCCGCCGGCCCGGCCTTCGGCTCGTGGGTGGCCCAGCACTACTCATTGAACGTCATGTTCTACTGCTCCAGCGGGTTGGCGCTGCTCTCGCTGCTGGTGCAAGGCACCCTCACCGAAACGCTGCCCCAGGCCCAGCGCCAGCGCTTTAGCTTCTCGCTGCTCAGGCTAAATTGGAGCGAAGTACTGGAGCCCCAGGTGTTTGCGCCGGCCTTGGTGACGTTGCTGTGCATGTTTCCCTACGGGGCGGTGCTGACGGTGATACCCGACCAGAGCCGGCTGCTGGGCCTGGCGGGGCCCACCAAGGGCTTGTTCTACATCTGCTTCACGGTGGCCTCGCTGGCGGTGCGGCTGGTGGCGGGCAAGTCGTCGGATACCTACGGCCGGGTGGCGGTGCTGCGGTGGTCGGCGGGCGTGTTGGCCGCGGGGCTGGCGCTGCTGGTCTGGGCCCCGTCGGTGCCGGTGTTTCTGGCCGGGGCGGTGGTGTTTGGGCTGGGCACGGGCCTGAACTCGCCCACGCTCTACGCCTGGACCATCGACCTGAGCCACCCCGAGCGCCGGGGCCGCGGCGTGGCCACCATGTACATTGCCCTCGAAACCGGCATCGGCGTGGGGGCCCTGCTGGCGGGCTGGGTGTTTGATAACCAGCCTGGCCGCCTGCCGTGGGTGCACGCCGCCAGCCTGGCCAGCGTGCTGGGGGCCCTGGCGTTTTTGCTATTGCGGCGCCCGGCCCCGGTGCCAGCCCGCGCGGCGTAA
- a CDS encoding SGNH/GDSL hydrolase family protein, with product MRMLNKYVLLAFCGLGLSAAPAAVPAKGPSTLPATALPAYGRYRLTAAGQLELISSAVHFGFSFEGTQCEIFASLPGADDHNYLQYELDGVYQRRLRIDGNAKTPLVLTAPSPGRHTVWVYKATEAHTGPIFIQKITGQRVKALREPAAPLIEFIGNSITCGAAMDASEVPCGTGAYHDQHNAYQAYGPRVARALKTRFMLSSVSGIGAYRNWNSDGPTMPQVYEKTDFQEASPQRWDFATFTPIVVSIALGTNDFSNGDGKRPRLPFDSAQFVGRYIDFVGLVKSKYPQARIALLSSPMVNGQNRTKLQNCLTAIKTQTEAGRPADPPVALYFFQPMQAHGCGGHPNVEDHAILANELESFFRPLVAGK from the coding sequence ATGAGAATGCTCAACAAGTACGTACTCCTCGCTTTTTGTGGCCTGGGCCTGAGTGCCGCGCCCGCCGCCGTGCCTGCCAAGGGTCCCAGCACCCTGCCCGCCACCGCCTTGCCGGCCTACGGCCGCTACCGCCTCACCGCGGCGGGGCAGTTGGAGCTCATCAGCTCGGCGGTGCACTTCGGGTTCAGCTTCGAGGGCACGCAGTGTGAAATATTTGCGTCCCTGCCGGGCGCTGATGACCACAACTACCTGCAATACGAGCTGGACGGTGTGTATCAGCGCCGCCTGCGCATCGATGGCAACGCAAAAACCCCGCTGGTGCTAACGGCCCCCAGCCCGGGCCGGCACACGGTGTGGGTGTACAAGGCCACCGAGGCCCACACGGGACCCATCTTCATCCAGAAAATCACGGGTCAGCGGGTGAAAGCCTTGCGCGAGCCGGCCGCGCCGCTCATCGAGTTCATCGGCAACAGCATCACCTGCGGCGCGGCTATGGATGCGTCGGAAGTGCCCTGCGGCACCGGCGCCTACCACGACCAGCACAACGCCTACCAGGCCTACGGGCCCCGGGTGGCCCGGGCCCTGAAAACGCGCTTCATGCTGAGCAGCGTCAGCGGCATCGGGGCCTATCGCAACTGGAACAGCGATGGGCCCACCATGCCCCAAGTGTATGAAAAAACGGATTTTCAGGAAGCCAGCCCTCAGCGTTGGGATTTTGCCACGTTCACGCCCATAGTTGTCAGCATCGCACTTGGCACCAACGACTTCAGCAACGGCGACGGCAAGCGCCCGCGCCTGCCCTTTGACAGTGCTCAGTTCGTGGGCCGCTACATCGACTTTGTGGGATTAGTGAAATCAAAGTACCCCCAAGCCCGCATCGCCCTGCTCAGCAGCCCGATGGTCAACGGCCAAAACCGCACGAAGCTGCAAAACTGCCTGACGGCCATCAAAACCCAAACCGAAGCCGGCCGTCCCGCCGATCCGCCCGTGGCCCTTTACTTCTTCCAGCCCATGCAAGCCCACGGCTGCGGCGGCCATCCCAACGTGGAAGACCACGCCATCCTGGCCAACGAGTTGGAGTCTTTTTTCCGCCCACTGGTAGCGGGGAAGTAA